The proteins below come from a single Microbacterium sp. SLBN-154 genomic window:
- a CDS encoding glycosyltransferase: MTGTAAVMRAAVLREISRARESGALPSGDGHGGVYDTTVLTEDNELTFAIKHLGYEVLSPAGCTLVTEVMPSWTELWRQRLRWKRGAVENCVQYGLTRVTWPYWGRQLLTMVGCLVTYLYLATIVFAVATGQWGLQPFWLFVTAIFVVERVVTLRDRGWRYMLPAALMYELLLDVFLQLVHTKAYFDALTRRQRAW, translated from the coding sequence GTGACGGGAACCGCCGCGGTGATGCGAGCCGCCGTGCTCCGCGAGATCAGCCGCGCCCGCGAGAGCGGCGCTCTTCCCTCCGGAGATGGCCACGGCGGCGTGTACGACACGACCGTTCTCACCGAGGACAACGAACTGACCTTCGCCATCAAGCATCTCGGCTACGAGGTGCTCAGTCCCGCCGGCTGCACACTCGTGACGGAAGTGATGCCCAGCTGGACGGAGCTCTGGCGCCAGCGTTTGCGATGGAAGCGCGGAGCGGTGGAGAACTGCGTGCAGTACGGACTGACGCGGGTGACGTGGCCGTACTGGGGCCGGCAGCTTCTGACGATGGTCGGATGCCTGGTGACGTACCTCTACCTCGCCACGATCGTGTTCGCCGTGGCCACGGGCCAGTGGGGCCTGCAACCCTTCTGGCTCTTCGTCACGGCCATCTTCGTGGTCGAGCGCGTCGTCACGCTGCGCGATCGCGGCTGGCGCTACATGCTGCCGGCGGCGCTCATGTACGAGCTGCTGCTCGATGTGTTCCTCCAGCTCGTCCACACCAAGGCTTACTTCGATGCGTTGACCCGACGTCAACGCGCATGGTGA
- a CDS encoding glycosyltransferase — protein sequence MLVAVIPAHNEEAGIGAAIQGLRQQSAPPDHIVVVPDNCTDDTAAVAADLGADVWPTTGNTAKKAGALNQVLAVMLSELDDDDLILVQDADSATNTPVTDAMCDGSMGDALS from the coding sequence ATGCTTGTCGCGGTCATCCCGGCCCACAACGAGGAGGCGGGGATCGGCGCTGCCATCCAAGGGCTGCGACAGCAGAGCGCACCCCCCGATCACATCGTGGTGGTCCCCGACAACTGCACCGACGACACCGCCGCTGTCGCGGCGGATCTCGGTGCCGACGTCTGGCCGACGACGGGCAACACCGCGAAGAAGGCGGGTGCCCTCAACCAGGTGCTCGCCGTGATGCTGAGCGAGTTGGACGATGACGACCTCATCCTGGTTCAAGACGCCGACTCCGCAACGAATACGCCCGTTACGGACGCGATGTGCGACGGCTCGATGGGAGATGCCTTGTCGTGA
- a CDS encoding HAD-IIA family hydrolase, with protein sequence MALFGRRGTGPTPLDGVDVILADLDGVVYAGAGALPHAVTSLQQARDGRRLAYITNNASRPDTAVAEHLTSLGLPTAADEVVTSPQAAMRLLSTRVEPGSTILVVGGEGLTREVEKAGFVVTRSAADEPAAVVQGFAPEVGWLQLAEAAYALKIPEEDGGIPWIATNTDWTIPQARGVAPGNGTLVSAVHTAVGRLATVAGKPETPIFEEAVSRFGARRPLFIGDRLDTDILGARRAGIDSALVLTGIDRPKQVLAAPPGSRPTYLLGDLRELHEPYPAVRVSGDTVTVGRARVRIDGGDVLIDSDGDRPIDLLRAGATAIWNTGRAIFGFRVPERLYADPFHRP encoded by the coding sequence ATGGCCCTGTTCGGGAGACGGGGCACAGGGCCGACCCCGCTCGACGGTGTGGACGTGATCCTGGCGGATCTCGACGGTGTCGTCTATGCGGGGGCCGGTGCGCTGCCGCACGCGGTGACATCGCTCCAACAGGCACGAGATGGGAGGCGCCTGGCGTACATCACCAACAACGCCTCGCGCCCGGACACCGCGGTCGCGGAGCACCTCACGTCGCTGGGGCTCCCCACGGCGGCAGACGAGGTGGTGACGAGCCCCCAGGCTGCCATGCGGCTTCTCTCCACACGGGTCGAACCCGGTTCGACGATTCTCGTCGTGGGCGGGGAGGGCTTGACGCGGGAGGTCGAGAAGGCCGGCTTCGTCGTGACTCGCAGCGCAGCGGATGAACCGGCGGCAGTCGTGCAGGGTTTCGCGCCGGAGGTCGGATGGCTGCAGCTGGCCGAAGCGGCGTACGCGTTGAAGATCCCTGAAGAAGATGGCGGGATCCCGTGGATCGCCACCAACACCGACTGGACGATCCCGCAGGCGCGCGGTGTCGCGCCCGGAAACGGCACGCTCGTATCCGCTGTGCACACCGCGGTCGGCCGACTGGCGACGGTCGCCGGTAAGCCGGAGACCCCGATCTTCGAGGAGGCGGTGTCCCGGTTCGGTGCGCGACGTCCGCTGTTCATCGGTGATCGGCTCGACACCGACATTCTCGGTGCCCGACGGGCGGGCATCGATTCCGCGCTCGTCCTGACCGGCATAGACCGGCCCAAGCAAGTGCTCGCCGCACCGCCCGGGTCGCGGCCCACGTACCTTCTCGGCGATCTGCGGGAGCTCCATGAGCCGTATCCTGCCGTCCGCGTGTCGGGCGACACCGTCACGGTGGGCCGGGCGCGTGTGCGGATCGACGGCGGTGACGTGCTCATCGACAGCGACGGCGACCGGCCGATCGACCTGCTTCGTGCCGGCGCGACGGCGATCTGGAACACGGGACGGGCGATCTTCGGATTCCGTGTGCCCGAGCGGCTCTACGCCGACCCGTTCCACCGGCCCTGA